One Dreissena polymorpha isolate Duluth1 chromosome 9, UMN_Dpol_1.0, whole genome shotgun sequence genomic window carries:
- the LOC127845358 gene encoding beta-1,3-galactosyltransferase 1-like: MNISHPYLNMHGTTTTLRACKCRLTARGLFLSFFTLIVVCFLFLLFESSISFYTLKAISITRQADTTNVSNHASYFNFTNSTVFKATGPFQLPTTANSDLRFENKQNVRFDLEADIIKTTIASSQPHLPLNVTTYKKDAFVDLNLTRTESTTNGTIRNSTERQSECNNCFKHDFEYVIQNDHICDTLDTSEHIDLLIFVTTVHHNVLNRQTIRRTWLSYTNNNTANARHVFLLGKTAENSLQESVMRENEIYHDIVQETFIDSYNNLTYKTIMGFKWAATKCSNVKFVMKTDDDMWVNVPSIIKMLSGTGMANYLQTGLTGYCHQKASPIRDKRSKWYASFSSYPEEFFPGFCSGTGYMTSIKVVSDIYHVSPQVPFFHLEDVYVSLCVRRLGYLLKQTSGFLAGPSNICDYKKDNVLTVHQVTPSKLIEIWKQVCNPA; encoded by the coding sequence ATGAACATCTCTCATCCATATCTAAATATGCACGGAACGACCACAACTTTGAGGGCTTGTAAATGTCGATTGACCGCCCGtggtttatttttaagtttttttacactGATTGTTGTGTGTTTCCTGTTCCTTTTATTTGAATCATCTATTTCATTTTATACTCTTAAAGCAATCTCAATAACAAGACAGGCAGACACGACAAATGTATCAAATCATGCGTCTTACTTCAACTTTACAAACTCAACCGTATTTAAAGCAACCGGACCATTCCAATTACCAACTACCGCGAACAGTGACTTACGATTCGAAAACAAGCAAAATGTTCGTTTCGACCTTGAAGcggatattattaaaacaaccatAGCTTCCAGCCAGCCACATCTGCCACTTAATGTAACCACTTACAAAAAAGATGCATTTGTTGATCTGAATTTAACACGAACCGAATCAACCACTAATGGCACGATACGTAATTCCACAGAGCGCCAGAGtgaatgcaataattgttttaaacatgattttgaGTATGTTATTCAGAACGACCACATCTGCGACACATTGGACACGAGCGAACACATAGATCTTCTGATATTCGTTACCACTGTGCATCATAATGTCTTAAATCGACAGACGATACGGCGGACGTGGTTGTCATACACTAATAACAATACTGCAAATGCAAGGCACGTTTTCCTGTTAGGAAAAACAGCAGAAAACAGTTTACAAGAATCTGTGATGAGGGAAAATGAAATATATCACGATATCGTTCAGGAGACCTTTATAGACAGTTACAATAATCTAACATATAAAACCATCATGGGATTTAAATGGGCCGCCACAAAATGTTCTAATGTAAAATTTGTTATGAAAACAGATGACGACATGTGGGTCAATGTTCCTTCGATAATAAAAATGTTGTCGGGAACCGGTATGGCAAACTATTTACAAACAGGACTGACCGGCTATTGTCACCAAAAAGCATCACCAATCAGAGATAAACGTTCTAAATGGTACGCCTCCTTCAGTTCTTATCCGGAGGAGTTTTTTCCAGGCTTTTGTTCAGGGACTGGATACATGACCAGCATAAAAGTCGTGTCGGATATTTACCATGTTTCTCCGCAAGTGCCTTTCTTCCATTTGGAAGACGTCTACGTTTCATTGTGCGTTCGGCGACTCggatatttgttaaaacaaacttcaGGTTTCCTCGCAGGGCCCAGTAATATATGTGATTACAAAAAGGATAACGTCTTAACAGTTCATCAAGTTACACCTTCGAAGTTGATTGAGATATGGAAACAGGTTTGCAATCCTGCTTGA